Proteins encoded together in one Parambassis ranga unplaced genomic scaffold, fParRan2.1 scaffold_65_arrow_ctg1, whole genome shotgun sequence window:
- the LOC114431271 gene encoding phosphatidylinositol 4,5-bisphosphate 3-kinase catalytic subunit alpha isoform isoform X1, with amino-acid sequence MAPRPSSGELWGLHLMPPRILVDCCLPNGMMVSLECLRETPLINIKQQLFTEARKYPLYHLLQEESCYIFVGVTQEAEREEFYDETRRLCDLRLFHPILKVIEPLGNREEKILNREIGFAIGMPVCEFEMMKDPEIQDFRRSILSVCREAMEEREGGGAHSQALYVYPPNVESSPQLPQHIYSKLDKGRLIVTIWVIVSPSNSKQKYTLKVNHDSLPEQLIAESIRKKSRSMHLSPQQLRLCVQEYQGQYILKVCGCDEYLLEKFPLSQYKYIRSCITVGRLPHLMLVSKDSLYSQLPGSGFVTPSYSRRTPQPSPCPGGGDGSPPRSLWAFNTLLRVRLLCATYVNVNIRDIDKIYVRTGIYHGGEPLCDNVNTQRVPCSNPRWNEWLTYDIYLADLPRSARLCLSICSVKGRKGAKEEHCPLAWGNVNLFDYKDILVSGKVALSLWPVPHGLEDLLNPIGVAGSNPNKETPCVELEFSWFNQTVVFPDEQQIEEHANWTISRELGYNYCHGLSSRLACDSSVSAGDAEQLRSLCSRDPLYELSEQEKDFLWRHRHYCVNMPESLPKLLLSVKWNSRDEVSQMYCLLKEWPLMEPESALELLDCNFPDPMVREFALRCLVQGLTDDKLSQYLLQLVQVLKYEMYLDNPLARFLIKKSLTNQRIGHFFFWHLKSEMHNKTVSRRFGLLLEAFCRACGMYLKHLNRQVEAMDKLVNLTDTLKQEKKDETQKTQMKFLVEHMSRPDYMEALQGFVSPLNPVHQLGNLRLEECRIMSSAKRPLWLNWENPDIMSELLFTNNEIIFKNGDDLRQDMLTLQIIRIMENIWQNQGLDLRMLPYGCLSIGDCVGLIEVVKNSFTIMQIQCKGGLKGALQFNSNTLHHWLKDKNRGEAYDRAIDLFTRSCAGYCVATFILGIGDRHNSNIMVKENGQLFHIDFGHFLDHKKKKFGYKRERVPFVLTQDFLIVISKGIQESTKTKEFERFQEMCYKAYLAIRQHASLFINLFSLLLGCGMPELQSFDDIAYLRKTLALEKSQQEALEYFTKQMNDAHHGGWSTKMDWIFHTIRHMPNEH; translated from the exons ATGGCACCCAGGCCATCATCAGGGGAACTATGGGGACTCCATCTGATGCCCCCCCGGATCCTGGTGGACTGTTGCCTCCCCAATG ggaTGATGGTGAGTCTGGAATGTCTCAGGGAAACTCCTCTCATCAACATCaagcagcagctcttcactGAAGCCAGGAAGTACCCACTGTACCACCTGCTCCAG GAGGAGTCGTGTTACATTTTTGTGGGTGTGACTCAAGAGGCGGAGAGGGAGGAGTTTTATGATGAGACGAGGAGGCTGTGTGATCTGCGACTGTTTCACCCAATCCTGAAGGTCATTGAGCCACTGGGGAACCGGGAGGAGAAGATCCTGAACCGGGAGATAG GGTTTGCCATTGGGATGCCGGTCTGTGAGTTTGAGATGATGAAGGATCCAGAAATCCAGGACTTTCGCCGCTCCATACTGAGCGTGTGCAGAGAGGccatggaggagagagaggggggcggAGCCCACAGCCAGGCGCTCTATGTTTACCCCCCCAACGTGGAGTCCAGTCCACAGCTCCCACAGCACATCTACAGCAAGCTGGACAAAG GGCGGCTGATTGTGACCATCTGGGTGATTGTGTCTCCATCTAACTCCAAACAGAAGTACACTTTGAAG gtgaatcATGACAGTTTACCCGAGCAGCTGATTGCAGAGTCCATCAGGAAGAAAAGCAGATCAATGCACCTTTCACCTCAGCAGCTCCGCCTCTGTGTCCAGGAGTACCAGGGCCAGTACATTCTGAAg gtgtgtggctgtgatgagtaCCTGCTGGAGAAGTTTCCTCTCAGTCAGTACAAG TACATCCGCTCCTGTATCACAGTGGGACGTCTTCCTCACCTGATGCTTGTGTCCAAAGACAGTCTCTATTCTCAGCTTCCTGGCTCGGGTTTTGTCACGCCTTCCtacag TCGTCGGACTCCTCAGCCGTCTCCTTGTCCGGGAGGAGGTGATGGTTCTCCTCCTCGCTCCCTGTGGGCCTTCAACACTTTGCTCAGGGTCCGATTGCTCTGTGCAACCTATGTCAACGTCAACATCAGGGACATTGACAAG atttatGTAAGGACGGGAATCTATCATGGAGGAGAGCCACTCTGCGACAAtgtcaacacacagagagtTCCCTGCTCCAACCCCAG gtggaACGAGTGGCTGACCTATGACATCTACCTGGCAGATCTCCCTCGCTCAGCCAGACTTTGCTTGTCTATATGCTCTGTGAAGGGAAGGAAAGGAGCCAAAGAG GAGCACTGTCCTCTGGCCTGGGGAAATGTGAACCTCTTTGACTATAAGGACATTCTGGTCTCTGGAAAAGTGGCTCTCAGTCTGTGGCCTGTCCCTCATGGCCTTGAGGACCTGCTCAATCCCATTGGCGTTGCTGGTTCAAATCCCAACAAG GAGACGCCCTGTGTGGAGCTGGAGTTCTCTTGGTTCAACCAGACTGTTGTGTTTCCTGATGAGCAGCAGATCGAAGAACATGCCAACTGGACCATCAGCAGAGAGTTGGGCTACAACTACTGCCATGGACTG AGCAGCCGCCTGGCCTGTGACAGCAGTGTTTCTGCAGGAGATGCAGAGCAGCTTCGGTCTCTCTGCTCCAGagatcctctgtatgagctctCAGAGCAGGAGAAGGACTTCCTCTGGAGACATAG ACATTACTGTGTGAACATGCCAGAGTCTCTCCCCAAGCTGCTTCTGTCTGTCAAATGGAACTCCCGAGACGAAGTGTCACAG ATGTACTGTTTGTTGAAGGAGTGGCCTCTGATGGAGCCAGAGTCAGCTTTGGAGCTGTTGGACTGTAACTTCCCTGATCCTATGGTCAGAGAGTTCGCCCTGCGCTGCCTGGTACAAGGGTTGACGGATGACAAGCTATCGCagtacctgctgcagctggtACAG GTGTTGAAGTATGAAATGTACCTGGACAATCCTCTGGCCCGTTTCCTGATCAAAAAATCTTTGACCAATCAGCGAATAGGACACTTCTTTTTCTGGCATTTAAA GTCAGAGATGCACAACAAGACAGTCTCCCGGCGGTTTGGTCTTTTGCTGGAAGCTTTCTGCAGAGCCTGTGGCATGTATCTGAAGCACCTGAACAGACAG gtggaggCCATGGATAAACTGGTGAACCTGACCGACACACTcaagcaggagaagaaggatgaGACCCAGAAA ACTCAGATGAAATTCCTGGTGGAACACATGTCTCGTCCAGATTATATGGAGGCTCTGCAAGGATTTGTCTCTCCTCTCAACCCAGTTCATCAACTGGGAAACCTGCG ACTGGAGGAGTGCAGAATCATGTCATCAGCAAAGCGCCCCCTGTGGTTGAACTGGGAAAACCCTGATATCATGTCTGAGCTGCTCTTCACCAACAATGAGATCATCTTCAAGAACGGGGATG ACCTGCGTCAGGACATGCTGACACTGCAGATAATTAGGATCATGGAGAATATTTGGCAGAACCAGGGCCTGGACCTGCG catgctGCCATATGGCTGCTTATCCATCGGAGACTGTGTGGGTCTGATCGAGGTAGTGAAGAACAGTTTCACCATCATGCAGATTCAGTGCAAAGGAGGCCTGAAGGGGGCACTGCAGTTCAACTCCAACACTCTGCACCACTGGCTCAAAGACAAGAACCGCGGAGAGGC GTACGACCGAGCCATAGACCTGTTCACCCGGTCGTGTGCTGGCTACTGTGTTGCAACGTTCATCTTAGGAATCGGAGACCGACACAATTCCAACATTATGGTGAAAGAGAATGGACAG CTGTTCCACATCGACTTTGGTCACTTCCTGGatcacaagaagaagaagtttggGTACAAGAGGGAGCGAGTGCCTTTTGTCCTGACTCAGGACTTCCTCATTGTCATCAGTAAAGGCATCCAGGAGTCCACAAAGACGAAAGAGTTTGAGAG GTTCCAGGAGATGTGTTATAAAGCCTACTTGGCAATTCGACAGCATGCCAGCCTCTTCATCAACCTCTTCTCCCTCCTGCTGGGCTGTGGCATGCCCGAACTGCAGAGCTTTGATGACATTGCCTATCTGAGAAAGACACTGGCTCTGG AGAAGAGCCAGCAGGAGGCGTTGGAGTATTTCACTAAACAGATGAACGACGCTCATCATGGAGGCTGGAGTACCAAGATGGACTGGATCTTCCACACCATCAGACACATGCCCAAcgaacactga
- the LOC114431271 gene encoding phosphatidylinositol 4,5-bisphosphate 3-kinase catalytic subunit alpha isoform isoform X2: MAPRPSSGELWGLHLMPPRILVDCCLPNGMMVSLECLRETPLINIKQQLFTEARKYPLYHLLQVIEPLGNREEKILNREIGFAIGMPVCEFEMMKDPEIQDFRRSILSVCREAMEEREGGGAHSQALYVYPPNVESSPQLPQHIYSKLDKGRLIVTIWVIVSPSNSKQKYTLKVNHDSLPEQLIAESIRKKSRSMHLSPQQLRLCVQEYQGQYILKVCGCDEYLLEKFPLSQYKYIRSCITVGRLPHLMLVSKDSLYSQLPGSGFVTPSYSRRTPQPSPCPGGGDGSPPRSLWAFNTLLRVRLLCATYVNVNIRDIDKIYVRTGIYHGGEPLCDNVNTQRVPCSNPRWNEWLTYDIYLADLPRSARLCLSICSVKGRKGAKEEHCPLAWGNVNLFDYKDILVSGKVALSLWPVPHGLEDLLNPIGVAGSNPNKETPCVELEFSWFNQTVVFPDEQQIEEHANWTISRELGYNYCHGLSSRLACDSSVSAGDAEQLRSLCSRDPLYELSEQEKDFLWRHRHYCVNMPESLPKLLLSVKWNSRDEVSQMYCLLKEWPLMEPESALELLDCNFPDPMVREFALRCLVQGLTDDKLSQYLLQLVQVLKYEMYLDNPLARFLIKKSLTNQRIGHFFFWHLKSEMHNKTVSRRFGLLLEAFCRACGMYLKHLNRQVEAMDKLVNLTDTLKQEKKDETQKTQMKFLVEHMSRPDYMEALQGFVSPLNPVHQLGNLRLEECRIMSSAKRPLWLNWENPDIMSELLFTNNEIIFKNGDDLRQDMLTLQIIRIMENIWQNQGLDLRMLPYGCLSIGDCVGLIEVVKNSFTIMQIQCKGGLKGALQFNSNTLHHWLKDKNRGEAYDRAIDLFTRSCAGYCVATFILGIGDRHNSNIMVKENGQLFHIDFGHFLDHKKKKFGYKRERVPFVLTQDFLIVISKGIQESTKTKEFERFQEMCYKAYLAIRQHASLFINLFSLLLGCGMPELQSFDDIAYLRKTLALEKSQQEALEYFTKQMNDAHHGGWSTKMDWIFHTIRHMPNEH; encoded by the exons ATGGCACCCAGGCCATCATCAGGGGAACTATGGGGACTCCATCTGATGCCCCCCCGGATCCTGGTGGACTGTTGCCTCCCCAATG ggaTGATGGTGAGTCTGGAATGTCTCAGGGAAACTCCTCTCATCAACATCaagcagcagctcttcactGAAGCCAGGAAGTACCCACTGTACCACCTGCTCCAG GTCATTGAGCCACTGGGGAACCGGGAGGAGAAGATCCTGAACCGGGAGATAG GGTTTGCCATTGGGATGCCGGTCTGTGAGTTTGAGATGATGAAGGATCCAGAAATCCAGGACTTTCGCCGCTCCATACTGAGCGTGTGCAGAGAGGccatggaggagagagaggggggcggAGCCCACAGCCAGGCGCTCTATGTTTACCCCCCCAACGTGGAGTCCAGTCCACAGCTCCCACAGCACATCTACAGCAAGCTGGACAAAG GGCGGCTGATTGTGACCATCTGGGTGATTGTGTCTCCATCTAACTCCAAACAGAAGTACACTTTGAAG gtgaatcATGACAGTTTACCCGAGCAGCTGATTGCAGAGTCCATCAGGAAGAAAAGCAGATCAATGCACCTTTCACCTCAGCAGCTCCGCCTCTGTGTCCAGGAGTACCAGGGCCAGTACATTCTGAAg gtgtgtggctgtgatgagtaCCTGCTGGAGAAGTTTCCTCTCAGTCAGTACAAG TACATCCGCTCCTGTATCACAGTGGGACGTCTTCCTCACCTGATGCTTGTGTCCAAAGACAGTCTCTATTCTCAGCTTCCTGGCTCGGGTTTTGTCACGCCTTCCtacag TCGTCGGACTCCTCAGCCGTCTCCTTGTCCGGGAGGAGGTGATGGTTCTCCTCCTCGCTCCCTGTGGGCCTTCAACACTTTGCTCAGGGTCCGATTGCTCTGTGCAACCTATGTCAACGTCAACATCAGGGACATTGACAAG atttatGTAAGGACGGGAATCTATCATGGAGGAGAGCCACTCTGCGACAAtgtcaacacacagagagtTCCCTGCTCCAACCCCAG gtggaACGAGTGGCTGACCTATGACATCTACCTGGCAGATCTCCCTCGCTCAGCCAGACTTTGCTTGTCTATATGCTCTGTGAAGGGAAGGAAAGGAGCCAAAGAG GAGCACTGTCCTCTGGCCTGGGGAAATGTGAACCTCTTTGACTATAAGGACATTCTGGTCTCTGGAAAAGTGGCTCTCAGTCTGTGGCCTGTCCCTCATGGCCTTGAGGACCTGCTCAATCCCATTGGCGTTGCTGGTTCAAATCCCAACAAG GAGACGCCCTGTGTGGAGCTGGAGTTCTCTTGGTTCAACCAGACTGTTGTGTTTCCTGATGAGCAGCAGATCGAAGAACATGCCAACTGGACCATCAGCAGAGAGTTGGGCTACAACTACTGCCATGGACTG AGCAGCCGCCTGGCCTGTGACAGCAGTGTTTCTGCAGGAGATGCAGAGCAGCTTCGGTCTCTCTGCTCCAGagatcctctgtatgagctctCAGAGCAGGAGAAGGACTTCCTCTGGAGACATAG ACATTACTGTGTGAACATGCCAGAGTCTCTCCCCAAGCTGCTTCTGTCTGTCAAATGGAACTCCCGAGACGAAGTGTCACAG ATGTACTGTTTGTTGAAGGAGTGGCCTCTGATGGAGCCAGAGTCAGCTTTGGAGCTGTTGGACTGTAACTTCCCTGATCCTATGGTCAGAGAGTTCGCCCTGCGCTGCCTGGTACAAGGGTTGACGGATGACAAGCTATCGCagtacctgctgcagctggtACAG GTGTTGAAGTATGAAATGTACCTGGACAATCCTCTGGCCCGTTTCCTGATCAAAAAATCTTTGACCAATCAGCGAATAGGACACTTCTTTTTCTGGCATTTAAA GTCAGAGATGCACAACAAGACAGTCTCCCGGCGGTTTGGTCTTTTGCTGGAAGCTTTCTGCAGAGCCTGTGGCATGTATCTGAAGCACCTGAACAGACAG gtggaggCCATGGATAAACTGGTGAACCTGACCGACACACTcaagcaggagaagaaggatgaGACCCAGAAA ACTCAGATGAAATTCCTGGTGGAACACATGTCTCGTCCAGATTATATGGAGGCTCTGCAAGGATTTGTCTCTCCTCTCAACCCAGTTCATCAACTGGGAAACCTGCG ACTGGAGGAGTGCAGAATCATGTCATCAGCAAAGCGCCCCCTGTGGTTGAACTGGGAAAACCCTGATATCATGTCTGAGCTGCTCTTCACCAACAATGAGATCATCTTCAAGAACGGGGATG ACCTGCGTCAGGACATGCTGACACTGCAGATAATTAGGATCATGGAGAATATTTGGCAGAACCAGGGCCTGGACCTGCG catgctGCCATATGGCTGCTTATCCATCGGAGACTGTGTGGGTCTGATCGAGGTAGTGAAGAACAGTTTCACCATCATGCAGATTCAGTGCAAAGGAGGCCTGAAGGGGGCACTGCAGTTCAACTCCAACACTCTGCACCACTGGCTCAAAGACAAGAACCGCGGAGAGGC GTACGACCGAGCCATAGACCTGTTCACCCGGTCGTGTGCTGGCTACTGTGTTGCAACGTTCATCTTAGGAATCGGAGACCGACACAATTCCAACATTATGGTGAAAGAGAATGGACAG CTGTTCCACATCGACTTTGGTCACTTCCTGGatcacaagaagaagaagtttggGTACAAGAGGGAGCGAGTGCCTTTTGTCCTGACTCAGGACTTCCTCATTGTCATCAGTAAAGGCATCCAGGAGTCCACAAAGACGAAAGAGTTTGAGAG GTTCCAGGAGATGTGTTATAAAGCCTACTTGGCAATTCGACAGCATGCCAGCCTCTTCATCAACCTCTTCTCCCTCCTGCTGGGCTGTGGCATGCCCGAACTGCAGAGCTTTGATGACATTGCCTATCTGAGAAAGACACTGGCTCTGG AGAAGAGCCAGCAGGAGGCGTTGGAGTATTTCACTAAACAGATGAACGACGCTCATCATGGAGGCTGGAGTACCAAGATGGACTGGATCTTCCACACCATCAGACACATGCCCAAcgaacactga
- the LOC114431271 gene encoding phosphatidylinositol 4,5-bisphosphate 3-kinase catalytic subunit alpha isoform isoform X3 → MFTPPTWSPVHSSHSTSTASWTKVNHDSLPEQLIAESIRKKSRSMHLSPQQLRLCVQEYQGQYILKVCGCDEYLLEKFPLSQYKYIRSCITVGRLPHLMLVSKDSLYSQLPGSGFVTPSYSRRTPQPSPCPGGGDGSPPRSLWAFNTLLRVRLLCATYVNVNIRDIDKIYVRTGIYHGGEPLCDNVNTQRVPCSNPRWNEWLTYDIYLADLPRSARLCLSICSVKGRKGAKEEHCPLAWGNVNLFDYKDILVSGKVALSLWPVPHGLEDLLNPIGVAGSNPNKETPCVELEFSWFNQTVVFPDEQQIEEHANWTISRELGYNYCHGLSSRLACDSSVSAGDAEQLRSLCSRDPLYELSEQEKDFLWRHRHYCVNMPESLPKLLLSVKWNSRDEVSQMYCLLKEWPLMEPESALELLDCNFPDPMVREFALRCLVQGLTDDKLSQYLLQLVQVLKYEMYLDNPLARFLIKKSLTNQRIGHFFFWHLKSEMHNKTVSRRFGLLLEAFCRACGMYLKHLNRQVEAMDKLVNLTDTLKQEKKDETQKTQMKFLVEHMSRPDYMEALQGFVSPLNPVHQLGNLRLEECRIMSSAKRPLWLNWENPDIMSELLFTNNEIIFKNGDDLRQDMLTLQIIRIMENIWQNQGLDLRMLPYGCLSIGDCVGLIEVVKNSFTIMQIQCKGGLKGALQFNSNTLHHWLKDKNRGEAYDRAIDLFTRSCAGYCVATFILGIGDRHNSNIMVKENGQLFHIDFGHFLDHKKKKFGYKRERVPFVLTQDFLIVISKGIQESTKTKEFERFQEMCYKAYLAIRQHASLFINLFSLLLGCGMPELQSFDDIAYLRKTLALEKSQQEALEYFTKQMNDAHHGGWSTKMDWIFHTIRHMPNEH, encoded by the exons ATGTTTACCCCCCCAACGTGGAGTCCAGTCCACAGCTCCCACAGCACATCTACAGCAAGCTGGACAAAG gtgaatcATGACAGTTTACCCGAGCAGCTGATTGCAGAGTCCATCAGGAAGAAAAGCAGATCAATGCACCTTTCACCTCAGCAGCTCCGCCTCTGTGTCCAGGAGTACCAGGGCCAGTACATTCTGAAg gtgtgtggctgtgatgagtaCCTGCTGGAGAAGTTTCCTCTCAGTCAGTACAAG TACATCCGCTCCTGTATCACAGTGGGACGTCTTCCTCACCTGATGCTTGTGTCCAAAGACAGTCTCTATTCTCAGCTTCCTGGCTCGGGTTTTGTCACGCCTTCCtacag TCGTCGGACTCCTCAGCCGTCTCCTTGTCCGGGAGGAGGTGATGGTTCTCCTCCTCGCTCCCTGTGGGCCTTCAACACTTTGCTCAGGGTCCGATTGCTCTGTGCAACCTATGTCAACGTCAACATCAGGGACATTGACAAG atttatGTAAGGACGGGAATCTATCATGGAGGAGAGCCACTCTGCGACAAtgtcaacacacagagagtTCCCTGCTCCAACCCCAG gtggaACGAGTGGCTGACCTATGACATCTACCTGGCAGATCTCCCTCGCTCAGCCAGACTTTGCTTGTCTATATGCTCTGTGAAGGGAAGGAAAGGAGCCAAAGAG GAGCACTGTCCTCTGGCCTGGGGAAATGTGAACCTCTTTGACTATAAGGACATTCTGGTCTCTGGAAAAGTGGCTCTCAGTCTGTGGCCTGTCCCTCATGGCCTTGAGGACCTGCTCAATCCCATTGGCGTTGCTGGTTCAAATCCCAACAAG GAGACGCCCTGTGTGGAGCTGGAGTTCTCTTGGTTCAACCAGACTGTTGTGTTTCCTGATGAGCAGCAGATCGAAGAACATGCCAACTGGACCATCAGCAGAGAGTTGGGCTACAACTACTGCCATGGACTG AGCAGCCGCCTGGCCTGTGACAGCAGTGTTTCTGCAGGAGATGCAGAGCAGCTTCGGTCTCTCTGCTCCAGagatcctctgtatgagctctCAGAGCAGGAGAAGGACTTCCTCTGGAGACATAG ACATTACTGTGTGAACATGCCAGAGTCTCTCCCCAAGCTGCTTCTGTCTGTCAAATGGAACTCCCGAGACGAAGTGTCACAG ATGTACTGTTTGTTGAAGGAGTGGCCTCTGATGGAGCCAGAGTCAGCTTTGGAGCTGTTGGACTGTAACTTCCCTGATCCTATGGTCAGAGAGTTCGCCCTGCGCTGCCTGGTACAAGGGTTGACGGATGACAAGCTATCGCagtacctgctgcagctggtACAG GTGTTGAAGTATGAAATGTACCTGGACAATCCTCTGGCCCGTTTCCTGATCAAAAAATCTTTGACCAATCAGCGAATAGGACACTTCTTTTTCTGGCATTTAAA GTCAGAGATGCACAACAAGACAGTCTCCCGGCGGTTTGGTCTTTTGCTGGAAGCTTTCTGCAGAGCCTGTGGCATGTATCTGAAGCACCTGAACAGACAG gtggaggCCATGGATAAACTGGTGAACCTGACCGACACACTcaagcaggagaagaaggatgaGACCCAGAAA ACTCAGATGAAATTCCTGGTGGAACACATGTCTCGTCCAGATTATATGGAGGCTCTGCAAGGATTTGTCTCTCCTCTCAACCCAGTTCATCAACTGGGAAACCTGCG ACTGGAGGAGTGCAGAATCATGTCATCAGCAAAGCGCCCCCTGTGGTTGAACTGGGAAAACCCTGATATCATGTCTGAGCTGCTCTTCACCAACAATGAGATCATCTTCAAGAACGGGGATG ACCTGCGTCAGGACATGCTGACACTGCAGATAATTAGGATCATGGAGAATATTTGGCAGAACCAGGGCCTGGACCTGCG catgctGCCATATGGCTGCTTATCCATCGGAGACTGTGTGGGTCTGATCGAGGTAGTGAAGAACAGTTTCACCATCATGCAGATTCAGTGCAAAGGAGGCCTGAAGGGGGCACTGCAGTTCAACTCCAACACTCTGCACCACTGGCTCAAAGACAAGAACCGCGGAGAGGC GTACGACCGAGCCATAGACCTGTTCACCCGGTCGTGTGCTGGCTACTGTGTTGCAACGTTCATCTTAGGAATCGGAGACCGACACAATTCCAACATTATGGTGAAAGAGAATGGACAG CTGTTCCACATCGACTTTGGTCACTTCCTGGatcacaagaagaagaagtttggGTACAAGAGGGAGCGAGTGCCTTTTGTCCTGACTCAGGACTTCCTCATTGTCATCAGTAAAGGCATCCAGGAGTCCACAAAGACGAAAGAGTTTGAGAG GTTCCAGGAGATGTGTTATAAAGCCTACTTGGCAATTCGACAGCATGCCAGCCTCTTCATCAACCTCTTCTCCCTCCTGCTGGGCTGTGGCATGCCCGAACTGCAGAGCTTTGATGACATTGCCTATCTGAGAAAGACACTGGCTCTGG AGAAGAGCCAGCAGGAGGCGTTGGAGTATTTCACTAAACAGATGAACGACGCTCATCATGGAGGCTGGAGTACCAAGATGGACTGGATCTTCCACACCATCAGACACATGCCCAAcgaacactga
- the LOC114431261 gene encoding TSC22 domain family protein 4-like isoform X1 codes for MNTGKKRSGFQITSVTSDLNQAPASRSSPSVLLTTFQSEASSSYSRHGSSSQPTSPSLKRKHISHDAPGQGAGSSSRFRVVRLAAGGSGGRGRGESYRRGRWMCMDFTERQEGMGFRRVMDSMRHAHSLESLEMIGQDKDRGRGYFSRIRGDTAHLLTLPIKGREGARPASHSGPPSPTPQEPINSQLLDHEEAKKAPLSPRQRQVPPPIRLVTAGQTPATFSLDQAPFSLDQAIFSLPGDSSTSSSSLIAIDNKIEQAMDLVKSHLMLAVREEVELLKEQIKELQEKNQQLERENHILRALTHNVTQHNT; via the exons ATGAATACTGGTAAAAAGAGGAGTGGCTTTCAGATCACCAGTGTGACCTCAGATTTAAACCAAGCTCCAGCCAGCCGATCATCTCCCAGCGTGCTTCTGACCACCTTCCAATCAGAAGCTTCCTCCTCTTACAGCCGTCATGGAAGCTCCTCCCAGCCAACCTCGCCCTCTCTGAAGAGGAAGCACATCTCCCATGATGCCCCAGGGCAAGGGGCAGGGTCGTCCTCTAGGTTCAGGGTGGTCAGGCTGGCAGCGGGTGGTTCAGGTGGCAGAGGGCGGGGCGAGTCTTACCGCCGTGGCCGATGGATGTGTATGGACTTTACTGAACGACAGGAAGGGATGGGGTTTAGGCGGGTGATGGACAGCATGAGACACGCCCACTCTCTGGAGTCCCTGGAAATGATTGGCCaggacaaagacagaggacGAGGGTATTTCTCTAGAATCAGAGGAGacactgcacacctgctgaCTCTGCCAATAAAAGGCAGAGAGGGGGCAAGGCCTGCGTCACACAGCGGACCGCCCTCCCCTACACCCCAAGAGCCAATCaacagtcagctcctggaccACGAGGAGGCAAAGAAAGCCCCACTTTCACCAAGGCAACGACAGGTCCCGCCTCCCATACGATTGGTCACTGCAGGACAG ACTCCTGCTACCTTCAGTCTGGACCAGGCCCCCTTCAGTCTGGACCAGGCCATCTTCAGCCTGCCTGGAGACTCTAG TACTTCCAGCTCTAGTCTGATCGCTATCGACAATAAAATTGAACAGGCTATG gacCTGGTGAAGAGTCACCTGATGCTGGCggtgagggaggaggtggagcttcTGAAGGAGCAAATCAAAGAGCTGCAGGAGAAAAAccagcagctggagagagagaaccACATCCTGAGAGCCCTGACACACAACGTAACACAGCATAACACATAA
- the LOC114431261 gene encoding TSC22 domain family protein 4-like isoform X2, translating into MNTGKKRSGFQITSVTSDLNQAPASRSSPSVLLTTFQSEASSSYSRHGSSSQPTSPSLKRKHISHDAPGQGAGSSSRFRVVRLAAGGSGGRGRGESYRRGRWMCMDFTERQEGMGFRRVMDSMRHAHSLESLEMIGQDKDRGRGYFSRIRGDTAHLLTLPIKGREGARPASHSGPPSPTPQEPINSQLLDHEEAKKAPLSPRQRQVPPPIRLVTAGQTPATFSLDQAPFSLDQAIFSLPGDSSTRKWTGWTDCSPNTRAETLWKEGQQVKPA; encoded by the exons ATGAATACTGGTAAAAAGAGGAGTGGCTTTCAGATCACCAGTGTGACCTCAGATTTAAACCAAGCTCCAGCCAGCCGATCATCTCCCAGCGTGCTTCTGACCACCTTCCAATCAGAAGCTTCCTCCTCTTACAGCCGTCATGGAAGCTCCTCCCAGCCAACCTCGCCCTCTCTGAAGAGGAAGCACATCTCCCATGATGCCCCAGGGCAAGGGGCAGGGTCGTCCTCTAGGTTCAGGGTGGTCAGGCTGGCAGCGGGTGGTTCAGGTGGCAGAGGGCGGGGCGAGTCTTACCGCCGTGGCCGATGGATGTGTATGGACTTTACTGAACGACAGGAAGGGATGGGGTTTAGGCGGGTGATGGACAGCATGAGACACGCCCACTCTCTGGAGTCCCTGGAAATGATTGGCCaggacaaagacagaggacGAGGGTATTTCTCTAGAATCAGAGGAGacactgcacacctgctgaCTCTGCCAATAAAAGGCAGAGAGGGGGCAAGGCCTGCGTCACACAGCGGACCGCCCTCCCCTACACCCCAAGAGCCAATCaacagtcagctcctggaccACGAGGAGGCAAAGAAAGCCCCACTTTCACCAAGGCAACGACAGGTCCCGCCTCCCATACGATTGGTCACTGCAGGACAG ACTCCTGCTACCTTCAGTCTGGACCAGGCCCCCTTCAGTCTGGACCAGGCCATCTTCAGCCTGCCTGGAGACTCTAG CACCAGAAAGTGGACTGGATGGACTGACTGCTCCCCGAACACAAGAGCAGAGACACTCTGGAAAGAGGGACAGCAGGTGAAACCGGCCTGA